In one Brassica oleracea var. oleracea cultivar TO1000 chromosome C9, BOL, whole genome shotgun sequence genomic region, the following are encoded:
- the LOC106314643 gene encoding uncharacterized protein LOC106314643, producing MDPPAVNLFEELYVYAAAHSIKHDKNPLVSYRFSLSSAPEPSAPPPLTGSQSSSGPVELQGTMSNHVRSLRGKNLAGCDIPGSPEESYKMMYNYLYMLEQVNPGTKACVKLDEGSKFKYLFVALGACIEEFAVMRKVIVVDVTWLKNGYGGVLVFAKAQDPNCHAYPLANRILISAIANVFPQAHHGHCLWHLKENVKGHACSVKKDIVGHRFMELGRYYTEADFKSAYDSFKISYPSAYKYNMDTSNSVESMKNMLKEAMRWDLIPMLDYIIGKISDWFNQNQKDAVAGSIDSKLVPLVELRVRELDSYEFEYEITDTEGKMFLASLVGKGCTCKVWDYEKFPCLHGLAAYINFTTNVGRRLHIHELCSEYYWSELWAMAYSKTLYVVPDRSSWNVPDYIKEVKIMPQDCIAREGKKRVRS from the exons ATGGATCCCCCTGCCGTAAACCTCTTTGAGGAACTATATGTCTACGCGGCTGCCCATTCAATAAAACATGATAAG AATCCGCTGGTTTCCTATCGTTTCTCCCTCAGCTCAGCTCCGGAACCCTCAGCTCCTCCTCCACTCACAGGTTCTCAATCTTCGTCTGGGCCAGTCGAGTTGCAG GGTACAATGAGCAATCACGTGAGATCATTGCGCGGAAAGAATCTGGCAGGTTGTGATATACCTGGTAGTCCAGAAGAGAGCTACAAGATGATGTATAACTATTTGTACATGTTAGAGCAAGTGAATCCGGGAACAAAGGCATGTGTGAAATTGGATGAGGGATCGAAATTCAAGTACCTCTTTGTAGCCTTGGGAGCTTGCATTGAAGAGTTTGCAGTTATGAGAAAAGTGATAGTTGTGGATGTGACATGGCTGAAGAACGGATATGGTGGTGTTCTAGTCTTCGCAAAAGCACAAGATCCTAATTGTCACGCTTATCCACTTGC AAATAGAATCCTCATCTCTGCTATAGCAAACGTGTTTCCACAGGCTCACCATGGTCATTGTTTATGGCATTTGAAGGAAAATGTGAAAGGGCATGCTTGTAGCGTCAAAAAAGATATAGTCGGGCATAGATTCATGGAATTGGGCAGATATTACACGGAGGCTGACTTCAAATCTGCTTACGATTCATTTAAGATAAGCTATCCTTCAGCCTACAA GTACAACATGGATACAAGCAACAGTGTGGAATCAATGAAGAACATGCTTAAAGAGGCAATGAGGTGGGACTTAATACCAATGCTGGATTACATCATCGGGAAAATCTCTGATTGGTTCAATCAAAATCAGAAGGATGCTGTTGCTGGATCAATTGATAGCAAACTGGTGCCTCTGGTTGAGCTACGTGTGCGGGAGCTTGATAGTTATGAGTTTGAGTACGAGATCACCGACACTGAAGGAAAGATGTTTTTGGCGAGCTTAGTTGGGAAAGGTTGTACTTGCAAGGTGTGGGATTATGAAAAGTTTCCTTGTCTGCACGGACTGGCTGCTTACATAAATTTCACTACAAACGTTGGCAGGCGCCTTCATATCCATGAGCTGTGCTCAGAATACTACTGGTCGGAACTGTGGGCAATGGCATATTCCAAGACACTTTATGTTGTGCCCGACAGGTCTTCTTGGAATGTACCGGATTACATCAAGGAGGTGAAGATCATGCCTCAGGATTGCATCGCACGGGAGGGAAAGAAAAGAGTTAGAAGTTAG